A window of Gasterosteus aculeatus chromosome 9, fGasAcu3.hap1.1, whole genome shotgun sequence contains these coding sequences:
- the psmd12 gene encoding 26S proteasome non-ATPase regulatory subunit 12, with the protein MSEERTERSDGKIVKMEVDYSSTVDQRLPECEKMAKEGKLQEAIESLLSLEKQTRTASDMLSTSRILVAVVQMCYEAKDWDALNENIMLLTKRRSQLKQAVAKMVQECYKYVDTVTDQPIKLRLIDTLRTVTAGKIYVEIERARLTKTLANIKEQSGEVKEAASILQELQVETYGSMEKKEKVEFILEQMRLCIAVKDYVRTQIISKKINTKFFQEEGNQESKLKYYNLMIHVDQHEGSYLSICKHYRAIYDTPCILEDSSKWQQALKSVVLYVILSPYDNEQSDLVHRISEDKKLEEIPKYKELLKQFTTMELMRWAALVEDYGKELREGSADSPATVVFSNSEEGENRWKDLKNRVVEHNIRIMAKYYTRITMKRMAGLLDLSIDESEEFLSSLVVNKTIYAKVDRLAGIINFQRPKDPNDLLNDWSHKLNSLMSLVTKTTHLIAKEEMIHNLQ; encoded by the exons ATGTCCGAGGAACGAACTGAAAGATCCGATGGAAAGATTGTGAAGATGGAGGTTGACTACAGTTCGACTGTAGATCAACGTCTCCCGGAATGCGAAAAAATGGCTAAA GAGGGCAAGCTGCAGGAGGCTATTGAGAGCTTGTTGTCATTGGAGAAACAAACCAGAACG GCATCAGACATGTTGTCCACTTCCAGAATCCTTGTGGCTGTGGTCCAGATGTGTTACGAAGCCAAGGACTGGGATGCACTGAATGAAAACATCATGTTGCTCACTAAAAGGAGGAGTCAGCTAAAACAG gcagtcGCCAAGATGGTGCAAGAATGCTACAAGTATGTGGATACGGTGACCGATCAGCCCATCAAGCTGAGACTCATCGACACACTGCGTACAGTGACTGCTGGCAAG ATCTATGTGGAGATTGAGCGTGCCAGGCTGACAAAGACCTTGGCCAATATCAAGGAGCAAAGTGGCGAGGTTAAAGAGGCAGCTTCCATTCTTCAGGAGCTGCAG GTGGAGACCTATGGCTCcatggagaaaaaggagaaggtTGAGTTCATCTTGGAGCAGATGAGGCTTTGCATTGCGGTCAAGGATTACGTTCGCACCCAGATCATCAGCAAGAAGATCAACACCAAATTTTTCCAAGAGGAGGGCAATCAG GAGTCCAAGCTGAAGTACTACAACCTGATGATTCATGTAGATCAGCACGAGGGCTCCTACCTGTCTATCTGCAAACACTACCGGGCCATTTATGACACCCCTTGCATCTTGGAGGACAGCAGCAAGTGGCAACAG GCCCTGAAGAGTGTGGTGCTGTACGTGATCCTTTCCCCTTACGACAACGAGCAGTCCGACCTTGTGCACAGAATCAGCGAGGACAAGAAACTGGAGGAAATTCCTAAATACAA AGAACTTCTGAAACAGTTCACCACTATGGAGCTGATGCGCTGGGCCGCCCTGGTAGAGGACTATGGGAAGGAACTGAGAGAAGGCTCCGCTGACAGCCCCGCCACTGTCGTCTTCTCCAATTCAGAAGAGGGGGAGAACAGGTGGAAGGACCTGAAGAACAGAGTGGTGGAGCAT AACATCAGGATAATGGCCAAATATTACACCAGAATCACAATGAAGAGAATGGCTGGACTCCTTGACCTCTCCATTGAC GAATCCGAGGAGTTCCTCTCCAGCCTAGTCGTAAACAAGACCATCTATGCCAAGGTGGACAGGCTGGCCGGCATCATCAACTTTCAGAGGCCTAAAGACCCCAACGACCTGCTCAACGACTGGTCGCACAAACTCAACTCCCTCATGTCTCTGGTCACCAAGACCACGCATCTTATTGCCAAGGAGGAGATGATCCACAATCTGCAGTGA